The following are from one region of the Phycisphaerales bacterium genome:
- a CDS encoding SurA N-terminal domain-containing protein has translation MLKFLRKYSKWMMIVFGALLLVAFTAPQAIQQLGNRMVNREVATLDGDAIRVSEMQQAERQHALVQERLPAQYMPAVDRERVGLHWLMLKHEAERAGLIGIAGDGALWIEDFAPQIARRQLEATLAQQIGPQLAQQFASQQWNAMPAAERQAMIDRIAGFLNQPPPNVSEREYHEALSVARGIHRLTAGYFESAPLSDARAVRDAADRQRQAMVEAFWFDGRELVAQAPGIVGEPTEAQLREHYERFASTPLGGGEGGGEFGIGYTLPERLKIEYLKLDRAAIEANITPDPLEVRKRYQASIRDREADGQDVEPFGEVRQDIEASVRREIADDVIKAAQQAFVGALGEATRSLESDGPYKRLPDDFTSQRPSFEAIARQMVEAVGLSRFPEAEGGSVELPMPQVVRPDRWLWPSEMMQLEGFGRAQISIGSTRAPVAQVVFAVRELRPEMGARLAIQQGLPVADVPATDGAGNVYFYTVLDVREESRPDDIDEIRERIVEDWKALQVFEQLRDRADAVGRNASENGLTAAAVQLAEALSAEIEAPEIQTVRVTPADVTSPMGFGQSPAVPSLNDAAFRDAVMGVYERLDPLVEIEQTPRDDRTVSVPIAATLTLGVGTVQSITPLTTEMYRMQADFLDFVLRRDELIETVRTTNPFSFAAMSQRMNLRIVGEEDQPTDDAADEDDSQG, from the coding sequence ATGCTCAAGTTCCTGCGCAAGTACAGCAAGTGGATGATGATCGTCTTCGGCGCGCTGCTGCTGGTGGCGTTCACCGCGCCCCAGGCCATCCAGCAGCTCGGCAACCGCATGGTCAACCGCGAGGTGGCCACGCTGGACGGCGACGCCATCCGCGTCAGCGAGATGCAGCAGGCCGAGCGCCAGCACGCCCTCGTGCAGGAGCGGCTGCCGGCGCAGTACATGCCCGCGGTCGACCGCGAACGCGTGGGCCTTCACTGGCTGATGCTCAAGCACGAGGCCGAGCGGGCCGGGCTGATCGGGATCGCCGGCGACGGGGCCCTGTGGATCGAGGACTTTGCGCCCCAGATCGCCCGCCGGCAGCTGGAGGCCACGCTCGCCCAGCAGATCGGCCCGCAGCTGGCCCAGCAGTTCGCAAGCCAGCAGTGGAACGCGATGCCCGCGGCCGAGCGGCAGGCGATGATCGACCGCATCGCCGGCTTCCTGAACCAGCCGCCCCCCAACGTGAGCGAGCGCGAGTACCACGAGGCCCTGAGCGTGGCGCGCGGCATCCACCGCCTGACGGCCGGCTACTTCGAGAGCGCCCCCCTGAGCGACGCCCGGGCCGTGCGCGATGCGGCCGACCGCCAGCGGCAGGCGATGGTCGAGGCCTTCTGGTTCGACGGCCGCGAGCTGGTGGCCCAGGCCCCGGGCATCGTGGGCGAGCCCACCGAGGCGCAGCTCCGCGAGCATTACGAGCGCTTCGCCTCCACGCCCCTGGGCGGGGGCGAGGGTGGTGGGGAATTCGGCATCGGCTACACGCTGCCCGAGCGGCTGAAGATCGAGTACCTCAAGCTCGACCGCGCCGCCATCGAGGCCAACATCACCCCCGACCCGCTGGAGGTGCGCAAGCGCTACCAGGCGAGCATCCGCGATCGTGAGGCCGACGGGCAGGACGTCGAGCCGTTCGGCGAGGTCCGGCAGGACATCGAGGCCAGCGTGCGGCGCGAGATCGCCGACGACGTCATCAAGGCCGCCCAGCAGGCCTTCGTCGGCGCGCTGGGCGAGGCGACCCGCTCGCTCGAGTCCGACGGGCCGTACAAGCGTCTGCCCGACGACTTCACCAGCCAGCGCCCGAGCTTCGAGGCCATCGCCCGGCAGATGGTCGAGGCGGTCGGCCTGTCGCGCTTCCCCGAGGCCGAGGGCGGCTCGGTCGAGCTGCCCATGCCCCAGGTCGTGCGTCCCGACCGGTGGCTGTGGCCCTCGGAGATGATGCAGCTTGAGGGCTTCGGCCGCGCGCAGATCAGCATCGGCTCCACGCGGGCGCCGGTGGCCCAGGTCGTGTTTGCCGTGCGCGAGCTGCGCCCGGAGATGGGCGCCCGGCTTGCCATCCAGCAAGGCCTTCCGGTGGCCGACGTGCCGGCGACCGATGGGGCGGGCAACGTGTACTTCTACACGGTGCTGGACGTCCGCGAGGAATCCCGCCCGGACGACATCGACGAGATCCGCGAGCGCATCGTCGAGGATTGGAAGGCCCTGCAGGTCTTCGAACAGCTGCGCGATCGCGCCGACGCCGTGGGACGGAATGCCTCGGAGAACGGGCTGACCGCCGCGGCGGTGCAACTCGCCGAGGCTCTGTCGGCCGAGATCGAGGCCCCCGAGATCCAGACCGTGCGCGTCACACCCGCCGACGTGACCAGCCCGATGGGCTTCGGGCAGTCGCCGGCGGTGCCCTCGCTCAACGACGCCGCGTTCCGCGACGCGGTGATGGGCGTCTACGAGCGCCTGGACCCGCTGGTCGAGATCGAGCAGACGCCCCGCGACGACCGCACGGTGAGCGTGCCGATCGCGGCCACGCTGACCCTGGGCGTGGGCACCGTGCAGAGCATCACGCCGCTGACCACCGAGATGTATCGCATGCAGGCGGACTTCCTGGACTTCGTCCTGCGCCGCGATGAGTTGATCGAGACCGTACGGACGACCAACCCGTTCTCGTTCGCTGCGATGAGCCAGCGCATGAACCTTCGGATCGTCGGCGAGGAAGACCAGCCGACCGATGACGCGGCCGACGAGGACGATTCGCAGGGCTGA
- the truB gene encoding tRNA pseudouridine(55) synthase TruB, whose product MPDRPQDQIGTTEPPPLRGLLIVDKPVGPSSMAVCARVRAALRRGGAPKRVKVGHGGTLDPLASGVLVVLCGKATPMCDRVMAGRKRYLACIDLSAFSTTDDREGERTEVTVSQPPSEQAVRDAASSFVGQTLQRPPAFSAMKIGGRRAYELARKGQAVELEPRPIEIDAIDLRSYRWPFVELDVRCGKGVYIRSLARDLGEALGTGGSLAALRRTAVGRFTIDRAVAMNDLPASLTQADLLPVDAWLDEDR is encoded by the coding sequence ATGCCCGACCGCCCCCAGGACCAGATCGGTACGACCGAGCCTCCGCCCCTGCGAGGCTTGCTTATCGTCGACAAGCCCGTGGGGCCAAGCTCCATGGCCGTCTGTGCCCGCGTTCGAGCGGCACTGCGCCGTGGCGGGGCCCCCAAACGCGTCAAGGTAGGCCACGGGGGCACGCTCGATCCGCTGGCCAGCGGGGTCCTGGTCGTGCTGTGCGGCAAGGCCACGCCAATGTGCGATCGCGTCATGGCCGGGCGCAAGCGATACCTGGCGTGCATCGATCTTTCGGCCTTCTCGACAACCGATGATCGAGAAGGCGAGCGAACCGAAGTCACGGTTTCGCAACCGCCCAGCGAACAAGCCGTGCGCGACGCTGCCTCGAGCTTCGTTGGCCAGACGCTGCAACGACCGCCGGCGTTCAGCGCGATGAAGATCGGCGGGCGCCGCGCGTACGAACTCGCTCGGAAGGGGCAGGCGGTTGAGCTCGAGCCACGACCGATCGAGATCGATGCCATCGATCTGCGCTCGTACCGCTGGCCGTTCGTCGAACTGGACGTTCGGTGTGGGAAGGGCGTCTACATCCGCAGCCTGGCGCGCGACCTTGGGGAAGCGCTGGGCACCGGCGGCTCGCTGGCGGCGCTCCGGCGGACGGCGGTGGGGCGGTTCACCATCGATCGCGCCGTGGCGATGAACGATCTCCCCGCGTCGCTCACGCAGGCCGACCTGCTGCCGGTAGACGCCTGGCTGGACGAAGACCGCTGA